In Jaculus jaculus isolate mJacJac1 chromosome 11, mJacJac1.mat.Y.cur, whole genome shotgun sequence, the following proteins share a genomic window:
- the LOC101596129 gene encoding sperm motility kinase Y-like: MTTIEMQYEFLRIIGYGGFSQVQLACHRLTGTQVAIKITPRRGPASRVVAREIDIMKKLHHPNIIKLYQISRSLKYAYIIMQFAEGGDLHDHICQTGTLEEGEASTIFGQILCGVRYLHRSGIVHGDLKPENILIDVNGTIKISDFGLSSYFTEGVDIRTNRGTDYYLSPERLLDQAYDGPKADIWCLGVILYEMIMGYKPFYSHRKEKLFKKIKTEKIWTPPDISNDVKELINLLLRKNPLERPSLESIMEHRWVARGQGCTAVPPPVSTGLNPKVVRQMQEMGFRPRKLCLSVRKQKYDKLMCLYLLLQEQEDLAGPAQPAGPESPATPAVSTSAVPEPGRIGDPPADAPLTTGSPPPPVEAALPALSSVSAGGPEPESHKVSRDASQEGHQPGTSHRCQGQATRVQRMRRRVADSLRRLASCVRLPKTHKWFKHRVVPVKGEHETQP; encoded by the coding sequence ATGACAACAATAGAAATGCAATATGAGTTTCTCAGGATCATCGGCTACGGAGGATTTTCCCAGGTCCAACTTGCCTGCCACCGCCTGACGGGAACACAGGTTGCAATTAAAATTACGCCAAGAAGAGGCCCCGCATCACGAGTGGTTGCTAGAGAAATTGACATCATGAAGAAGCTACATCACCCCAACATCATCAAATTGTATCAAATTTCCAGGAGTCTGAAGTATGCATACATAATCATGCAATTCGCAGAGGGAGGGGATCTGCATGATCACATTTGCCAGACTGGGACCCTGGAGGAGGGGGAGGCATCAACAATATTTGGACAGATCCTGTGCGGCGTCCGCTACCTGCACAGGTCGGGCATcgtgcatggagacctgaagccGGAGAACATACTCATCGATGTCAACGGGACCATCAAAATCTCTGATTTTGGCCTCAGCTCCTACTTTACGGAAGGAGTAGACATCAGAACCAACAGGGGCACAGACTATTACCTTTCCCCAGAGCGCCTCCTGGATCAGGCATATGACGGCCCCAAGGCTGACATCTGGTGCCTGGGAGTCATCCTCTACGAGATGATCATGGGGTATAAACCGTTCTATTCCCACAGGAAGGAGAAACtgtttaagaaaatcaaaacagaaaaaatttgGACCCCACCGGATATTTCAAATGATGTAAAAGAACTGATAAACCTATTGCTCAGGAAAAATCCACTGGAGAGACCGTCGTTAGAGAGCATCATGGAGCATCGCTGGGTGGCCCGCGGTCAAGGCTGCACAGCAGTGCCCCCGCCGGTCAGCACCGGCCTCAACCCCAAGGTGGTGCGGCAGATGCAGGAGATGGGCTTCCGCCCGCGCAAGCTGTGCCTCTCGGTGAGGAAGCAGAAGTACGACAAGCTCATGTGTCTCTACCTGCTCCTCCAAGAGCAGGAGGACCTCGCCGGGCCTGCTCAGCCTGCGGGGCCTGAGAGCCCAGCGACGCCGGCCGTGTCCACCTCGGCTGTCCCCGAGCCAGGGAGGATCGGTGACCCTCCCGCTGACGCCCCCCTGACAACCGGCAGCCCGCCACCTCCTGTGGAAGCTGCTCTCCCTGCACTTAGCAGCGTGTCTGCTGGAGGACCAGAGCCAGAAAGCCACAAGGTGTCAAGAGACGCGTCCCAAGAGGGGCATCAGCCCGGGACGAGCCATCGCTGCCAGGGCCAAGCCACCAGGGTGCAGCGAATGCGGAGGAGGGTCGCAGATTCGCTGAGGAGGCTGGCGTCCTGCGTCCGGCTCCCAAAGACTCACAAGTGGTTTAAACACCGAGTTGTACCTGTGAAGGGGGAACATGAAACACAGCCTTAA